The genome window ACTCGCGGTGTGGGGCGCCGGCCTCGCGATCTTTTTCGACGACTACGCGAACACCCTGATCGTTGGAAACGCGATGCGCCCCATCACGGACCGCCTCCGGATCTCGAGAGAAAAACTCGCCTACCTCGTGGACTCCACCGCGGCGCCCGTCGCGGCCCTCGTTCCGATTTCCACCTGGGTCGGGTACCAGATCTCGCTGATCCAGGACGGGCTCCAGATCGCGGCGGACCAGCCCGGGACGAGCCCGGAGGCAGCGGCGTCGTTGTTGGCCGCCTCCCCTTTCACGGTTTTCCTGCACACGATCCCGTACCTCTTTTATCCGCTACTCGCGCTCTTCCTCGTCTTCCTGACCTCCTGGATGAACCGCGACTTCGGGGCGATGGCGGCGGCGGAAAACAGGGCCGCGTCAGGAGGCGGCTTATTTCGCCCGGGGGCCACCCTGGCCGCGGACACCTCGGACCAGATCCTGGACCCCGACGCCGGAACCCCCGAGCGATGGCCGAACGCGGCCCTCCCGGTCCTGACCGTGGTCATCGTCGTGCTCGCGGGGCTCTACACGACCGGACGCGCCTCCACGGGCGCCGGGGCCTCCCTCATGGACATCTTCGGCGCGGCCGACCCGTTCGTGACCCTCCTCTGGGGATCCTTCGCCGGGTGCGCCGTCGCCTTCATCCTCTCGCTCGGCGAGCGGATCCTGACCCTTCAGCAGACCGTACACGCCTGGATATCAGGGATGCGGGCGATGCTTCCCGCGATCGTGATCCTCGTCCTCGCCTGGTCCCTGGGGTCGGTCACGGAGATCGTCGGGACGGCGCCCTATCTCTCCCAGCTCCTGAACGAGCGGCTTCCGCTCGCCCTCCTCCCCGCGATCGTTTTTGTCACCGCGGCCGCGATCTCCTTCGCGACCGGCACTTCGTGGGGGACCATGGCGATCCTCCTTCCGGTCGTCATTCCGCTCACGGTGAGCCTCGGGGGAGGCGTGGATTTCGACGGGGGCACGCATTACTCGATCCTGCTCGGCGCGATCTCATCGGTCCTGGCGGGCGCGATTTTCGGGGACCATTGCTCGCCCATCTCGGACACGACGGTGCTCTCTTCGATGGCCGCCGGCTGCGACCACGTGGACCACGTGCGAACGCAGTTGCCGTACGCCGTGACCGTGGCCGCCATCACGGTTCCCCTCGGGGACGTGGCGACGGGATACGGGCTTCCCAATTGGGTAGCGCTGGCAGCGGGGGCCTTCCTCCTTTACGCCCTGGTCCGGTGGCTCGGGACTCCCGTTCCGGAAGATGCGTTGCCCGCCCCCACCGAGATTGATCGACCCGCCCCCGCGGGCTGAGGCCGCGCCGGTCCAACGGAGGCGCGCTCAGTAGCCCGAGCCCCACACCTCCCGCGCAAATCGAGCGAGGTACGCGCCCTCCGCGACCGCGATCCCCTCCGCGCCCACCGACCAGTCGTACGAAAAGAGCGCGATCCCTCCCACGCCAAGGCCGCGCGCCGCACGTCCCTTCGCCACGGCCCCCTCGAAGGAATCCTGATAGATCCCGAGCCCCGCCCAGATCCGCCGGGGATCGGCGCGCGCGGCGTTTCGAATCTGCGCCTCGAAGAGCGCCCCGTCGCGCCCGTAGGCCATGGGAATGACGAGGTCCACGATCCCGGCCGGAAGCCACGCCTCCCAGTCCTGGAAGCGCTCCCGGCGGGCCACGGCGCCGTCGGGGTGGACAGAGGCGCTCACGATCGTCCCCGGGCGCACGCTCCGGACGATGCGAAAAAGTCGCTCCATCGTCGTGGTCACCTGCTCGGTACGGTACCAATCCCAGAGGGAGGGAAAGGCGGTCACGTATGCGAGCGGATCCCGGGGCCAGCGAGATTCCGCTCCGTCGGCACCGACGCCGATCCGAGGGCGCGCCCACGCCCGAAATTTCTCCAGGGACACCCTCGAATAGTCGAATTCGGGAGAAGGATAGCGGAGATAGTCGAGATGCACGCCGTCCAACGGGTAGCGGCTCACGAGATCGGCGATCACCCGATCCAGATGATCCTGAACCTCAGGGTGGGCGGGGTTTGTGAAGAGCCCCTCCACACGCCCCGCATTCTCGATCGCGTAGCGGATGAGGGCGCCCAGGTAAGCGGGCTCCCGCGGGTCGCGCTCGAAGAGCTCGGATGCCAGCGCACGCGGCACCGCGAGTCTCCCCGGGTCGGCATTGACCAGGTGACGCGGATCCCGGGGGGGGAAAACGGCGCTGGCGACGAGATGGACATTCACCCAGGCATGGACGCGAAGCCCCCTCCGGTGCGCTTCGTCGAGGACCGTGCCGAGGGGGTCGAAGGGCGCCACGGAGCCGGGCATGGACTCCGGCCTCGGTTCCCAGCGGGATTCGTAGAAAGCATCCCCGCGCCCGCGGACCTGTACGAGGAGGGTGTTGAACCCCGACTCCGCGGCCCTCCGGACGGCCGCGCGCGCCGAATCCGGGTGGGAAAGGGCGGTCCGGACGATCCAGAGCGCCCGCACGTCTCCCGTCTCGGTCGGAAGGAGGACGGGAGGTAGGGCCCCCGAGAGTCCCCCCCCGACGTCCGGCGCGGGAACGCCGCCCGAGCTGTTGGGACGCGCTGCCGGTGCCCCGCGTGAGGCCGAAGGCGGGGGCAGATCGGGGGGCGGTGGAGGCGTCGGAAGCCCCACCCGGGTGCAGCCGGTCACCACGAACGCGATCGCGAGGAGGTGGGCCCCATGGGCCCTCATTCGCCGCGGCGCTCGCGGAAGAACTCCCGGAGGAGCGCAGCCGAGGCTTCCGCCAGGACCCCCGCAGTCAGGCGGGTGCGGTGATTGAGGCGCGGATCCTGGAGGAGATTCCCGAGCGTTCCCGCCATCCCGGCTTTGGGGTCGGTCGCTCCGTACACGACCCGCGCCACCCTCCCGAGCACGGCGGCGCCAGCGCATTGCGCGCACGGCTCGAGGGTCACGTAGAGGGTGGTCCCCGTGAGGCGCCAATCTCCGAGTCGCCGGGCCCCCTCCCGCAGCGCGACGACTTCCGCGTGCGCAGTTGGATCGGAACACTCGACCGTCCGATTAAATCCTTCGGCGAGGATCCGGTTTCCCCGGACCAGTACGGCGCCCACAGGCACCTCTCCCCGGGCTCGAGCCTGGCGCGCGCGTTCCAGGGCCCGTCCCATCCAGCGACGGTCCCCTGGTTCTGAAGACTCGATGTGGGGTGAGTCTGGACCGTCAGTGGGTCGTGGCACTGACCGGGACGGCGGCGTCCTCGAAGCGGCGATAGAGACCGGCCACGCGCGCCGAAACCCCGATGTCCGCGGGATCCTCGACGGAGAAGGCCTGCGACTCCGCCCGGGCGGGCTGGAGGAAATGGTGCTGCCCGTTCCGGCTGTAGCGGAAGAGCTGGGGCCCCTCCGGTCGGCGTGCCACGACAAGGTCCCCTTCCCGGACCGCGGAGAAGCCGGCCGGCTCGACGAGGAGAAAATCCCCTTTCTGAACCCCGAGCCCTTCGTATTCGCCGCTGCGCGACCGGAAGAAATAACTTCCCTTCGCGCCGGCAAGTCGGCGGTCCACCGAATAATACGCCTCGACGCCATCCGAGGAGAATCCGGTGCGGTCGTCCGGGAACGCGACGAAGCAGGGCACCGAGATCGTCTGGGGTGCAAGATCGATCCCGAGGATCTTCACGCCGCGCGAACGGGACGGGTCCCGCTCGACGTAACCCTTCTCCGCGAGCGCGCCGAGGTATTCCGACACCGTCTTCGTACTTTTGATGTCGAACTCCTCGCCGATCTCCCGGATCGAGGGCTGGTACGTATGCGTGCGCAGATACCGGACCATGTAGTCCAAAATCTTTCGCTCGAGATCGGTCAAAATCGCGGGCATGCACGCTCTCCGGAAGCCGGCTTCCGTCGCCGGGGACCCACAGCTTAACTGGGGGCTCGAAACGGTGTCAAGAACGGCGATTTCGTAGGCTTTCGAGCCGGTCTAGCGCCGTGCCGATGCGAGCCATCGCCCGGTCCCTGCCGAGAACCATCAACACCTCGAAGATCCCCGGGCTCACCGCTCGCCCCGTGACCGCTACCCGCAGCGGGTGGATGAGCTTCGCCGCACCCTCCCCCCGTTCCTCCGCCAGTGTTCTCAGTGCGCGCTCCAGCGCCGCGCCTTCCCAGGTCTCGATTTCGCCGAGTTTCTCCTGCAACGCGAATAGCCGCGCCGTCGCGCCCTCGAGGTCGGGCAACCAGAAGTCCGCCTCCGCCTCCGGGTCGTATTGGGGCGGATCCAGAACATAGGCGCGCGACTGTTCGGCCAGCTCGGTCAGACTCCGCGACCTGGGCTGGAGAAGGCGCACGAGGCGTGCGAACCGCTCCGGCTCCGACTCGATCCAGGCCTCGGTTCGCTCGCGTTCCCCCGGCGGGAGGCTCTCGACCAGGAGAGGCGCCAGTTCGGCCGGAGATTTCCGCGCCAGATGCTGTCCATTCAACCATTCGAGCTTCTTCGTGTCGAAGACGGAGCTCTTCTTGAGGATTCTGTCCAGCGAGAATCGTGCCACGAGTTCGTCCCGGGTGAGCACTTCTTCGTCCGTTCCGGGAGACCATCCAAGCAGGGCAAGGAAATTCACCATCGCCTCGGGGAGAATCCCCTGCCCCGCATATTCCCCGATCGCGGTCGCCCCATGCCGCTTGGAGAGACGTTTTCCGTCGGTTCCCAGGATCATCGGCACGTGCGCGAATCCGGGGACCGGGTGCCCCAACGCCTCGTAAATGAGGATCTGCTTCGGAGTGTTCGAGATGTGGTCGTCCCCCCGGATCACGAGGTTGATCCGCATCTCCGCGTCGTCCGAGGCGACGGCGAGATTGTAGGTCGGAGTGCCGTCGGTTCGAAGGAGAACGAGGTCTTCGATATCCGCGTTTCGGAACCGGGTTTTCCCATGGACCCGGTCCTCCCAGACCGTCTCCCCATCGGGGATCCGAAAACGAACCGCATGCGGCTCTCCCGCCGCGGCTTTTTCCTCCGCTTCGCCGGGGCGCAGCGCTTCCGCCGCCTCCCGAGGGAAGCGGAGCCCCCGGGTCGGGTGGTCCACCCGAAGTCGGACCAACTCGTCGGGCGTCGTGAAGTCTCGGTATGCCGCACCCCGTTCCAGGAGGGCGGCCACGTCGGCCCGGTGGCGATCTATCCCCAGGCTCTGGAAGAAGGGTCCCTCGTCCCAGTCGAGGCCGAGCCAGCTGAGTCCGGCCAGGATCGCCTCGACCATCTCTTCCGACGAACGTTCCTGGTCCGTGTCTTCGATCCGAAGGGCGAAGACGCCGCCTTCCTTGCGCGCGAGGAGCCAGTTGAAGAGGGCGGTGCGGGCCCCCCCGACGTGGAGAAATCCGGTGGGCGACGGAGCGAAGCGGAGGCGAAGGGTCACGCCGGCGCCTCGGCCTTCGACACCACGACCTCCTCCTTCCCGTATCGTCGCCGAATGTATTCGAGGAGGATTTCCTTGAACTCCTCGACCAGTGCATCGCCCTTCAGCGTGGTGAAGTGATCGCCGTCTACATAGACGGGTGCCTTGGGCTCCTCGAAAGTGCCCGGGAGGGAGATCCCGATGTTCGCGTGGCGCGACTCCCCGGGACCATTCACCACGCACCCCATCACGGCAACCTGCAGCTCCTCGACTCCCGGGTACTTTTCCCGCCACCGCGGCATTTCGGTGCGGATGAATCCCTGGATGCTCTCCGCCATCTCCTGGAAATAGGTCGAAGTCGTGCGCCCGCATCCGGGGCAGGAAGTGACCTGTGGTTCGAAGGACCGGATGTGGAGCGACTGGAGGATCTGCTGGGCGACCCGCACTTCCTCCGTCCGGTCCCCGCCGGGCCGGGGGGTCAACGAGACTCGGATCGTGTCGCCGATCCCTTCGATGAGGAGGACGGCGAGCGCGGTCGCGGTCGCCACGATTCCCTTTGCGCCCATTCCGGCCTCCGTCAGCCCGAGGTGGAGCGGATATTCGGAGAGCGGGGCGAGACGACGATAAACCGCGATCAGCTCCGGCACCTCGGAGACTTTCGCCGAGAGGATGATGTGATTCGCGGGGAGACCGGTCGCCTCGGCGAGAGCGGCGGAGCGAAGGGCGCTCTCCACGATCGCCTCGCGCAGGACGACCTGGGCGTCCGCGGGTTCCGCGAGCGCGGCGTTCCGATCCATGAGCTCGGTCAAGAGCGCCTGGTCGAGGGAGCCCCAGTTCACTCCGATCCGGACCGGCTTCCCGTTGTCCACCGCGACCCGTACGATCTCCTGGAAATTCTCATCCCTTCGCTTCGCGCCAACGTTCCCCGGGTTGATGCGGAATTTGGCGAGGGCGCTCGCACAGGTGGGGAACTTCCGTAGGAGAAGGTGCCCATTGTAGTGAAAGTCGCCCACGATCGGGACGGTCACCCCCGCGTCTCGGAGGCGCGCCACGATCTCGGGGACGGCGTCGGCCGCGGCCTCGTGGTTCACCGTGACGCGGACGATCTCGCTCCCGGCCGCGGCGAGTTCCGCGGCCTGCGCCACGGTCGCGCCGACATCGGCCGTATCCGTGTTCGTCATGGACTGCACGACCACGGGATTGTTGCCGCCGACCCGGACCCCGCCAACATCCACTTCGAGGGTCCTGCGGCGCGTCCAGATGCTCAAGGGTTGGCTCCCGGTGACTTTGCGGCATGAGAGTACTCGAAAAATCTACGACGGTGGGGAGGGGGCTCCAAGCGGAGGAGGGACGTTCTCCAGTGAGAATCGGCCCGCGGTGCGGTACGCGTCCGGTCCCGGGAGCCGGCGCACGGCGGCTCCAGGAACCCGGCTTTGCCTCGCCCGCTCTCCCCGGACATCTTTCCCTCTGTGTCCTTTCGGCCTCGGGAGGCGGCGCGATGGCATCGAACAACAGGGAAGGCACGCGCGCCCGGGCGCGGCACGGGGGAAGAACTCCCGGGGACGGGATTCCCGTCGTTCTCGTGGTGTTGGCCTTCGTCACGGCCGGGTGTTCCGGCCCGGATCCGAGCGCCGATTCACCCCCCGGGGCCGGCGTCCCCGACTCTCTCGCCATCGCCGCGGTGGTGGACCCCGAGGTGGCCTCGGAACCGGTGGAGCTCTCGGCCATCCTCCACCCGTTGAACGACTCTGGTGTGTCCGGCACGGCAATGGCGGTCCACTCCGACGACATCGTGGTGATCGTCATCGAAGCGGCTGGACTTCCCCTCCCCGGAGAATACCCGGCGGCTCTCCACCAGGGAAATTGCGCGGCGGGGGGCGAGCCTCTGGCGACGCTCGACCCCGTCATTGGACTCGCAGATCGAACGGGAGAGAGCACGACGACCCTCGGATCCGAAAACGTCGTCCTCGAGGGCCCCCTCTTCATCCAGGTCAGCGGGGCGGGGGACGTCCCCCTCTCCTGCGGGGATCTCCCGCCTCACCGCTCTACCCGTCCCTTCCCCTGACTCCCTCCCGTCTCACCAGGCCGTGGCGATGAAAGAAATCCCTCCTTTTTTCGAGCAGGTGAATCGTTATTTCGACCGGGGGGCGGCGCTCCTGGACTACCCCAAGGGTCTCCTCGACCAGATCAAGGCATGCAACACCGTCTATCACGTGAGTTTTCCCCTCCGCCGGGACGACGGAACGATCGAGGTGATCCACGGGTGGCGGGCGCACCACTCCCAGCACCGGCTCCCCGTGAAAGGCGGGGTGCGCCTCACCAGTCACGCCTCCGAAGACGAGGTCACCGCGCTCGCCGCGCTCATGACGTACAAGTGCGCTCTGTTGGACATTCCCTTCGGTGGCGCGAAGGGGGCGATCCGGGTGGAAAAAGACGCTTACTCCGCCGCGGAGCAGGAGCGGATCATCCGTCGCTACACCTTCGAGCTGGTGCAGAGGAACTACATCGGGCCCGGAGTGGACGTTCCGGGACCGGACCTGGGGATCGGAGCCCGCGAGATCGCGTGGATGGCCGACACCTACCTCGCCCTCTCGCGAGGTGAGGAATCCAGCTCCGCGGCCCTCACGGGAAAGCCGCTCAGCCAGGGAGGGGTTCGCGGCCGGGTGGAGGCGACTGGACGGGGGGTCTACTTCGGCATCCGGGAGGCCTTTCGGGAACGGGAAGTGGTGGGGCGCTGCGGGCTCTCGCCGGGGCTCGACGGAAAGACGCTCGTGGTCCAGGGGCTCGGGAACGTCGGAGCTCACGCCGCGAAGTTTCTGGCGGAAGACGGGGTTCGAGTCGTGGGCATCCTGGAACGAGAGGGGGCGATTTACGACCCGAAGGGGTTCGACGTCGTCGCCGTGGCGGCCCATCGCGCTGGGCACGGATCGCTTCTCGATCTGGACGCGCCCGTGAAGCTCGGGCCCGAAGATTCCTCCCTCGGGCTGGAGTGGGAGTGCGACGTTCTCCTCCCGGCCGCCCTCGAGAACATGATCCACGCCGAGAACGCTCCACGCATCAAGGCGAAGATCCTCGCGGAGGCGGCGAACGGACCCACGACGGCGGAAGCGAGCGACATCCTCTCCCGGATGGGCGTCCTCCAGATTCCCGATCTCTATCTCAACGCAGGCGGAGTCACCGTCTCCTATTTCGAATGGGTGAAGAACCTCTCCCACATCCGCTTCGGTCGGATGCAGAGGCGATTCGAGGCCGCCTCGAACGCGCGGATCTTGACGGCCGTGGAAGGGCTCACCGGCCGGACCTTCGGGACGGACGCCTTCGCGGAGATCGCCGTCGGGGCGTCGGAGGAGGACCTGGTCAATTCCGGGCTGGAAGAGACGATGATCGCGGGGTTCCACGACCTCTGCTCGTTGGCCCAGGAGCGCGCGACGGATTACCGCACCGCGGCCTTCGCCATCGCAATCCGCAAGATCGCCACGAGCTACGAAGAGCGGGGGATCTTCCCCTGAGGATGCGGTTTATTCCACTCAGGTCTGCCCGGCGCGGGCGGACCCCAGAAGCGGACCGATCAAACGCCGGTCCCTTTCCGCGTCAAATCATGCTTGCGTGACGCCCTGCGCGGATGAATTATTCATGCATGCGTACGAAGCGCCCCATTTTCTTCGGCGCCGCCGCGCTCGTCCTGTCGCTCGTTCCCCTTCATGAGACGAGCGCCCAGACGCTCATCAACGGCACCCTCCTCGACGAGCGCACGGACGAGCCAATATCGGCCGGCGTCATCTTTCTTCTGAATGACCAGCGTCGAATCGTCATGTCCTCGGAGACGGACGTGTCTGGATCCTTCGAGCTTTGGGCGGGAACTTCGGGCCGTTACATCATGCGCTCCCAGCGACTGGGGTACCTCAACACTTCGACCCCGGAGTTGGAGCTCGTCCCAGGCGACACCCTGCACTTAGAATTCAGGATCTCCCCCAACGCGGTTTACCTGGCCCCGATCACGATTCGTGCGAAGGCGCGCCCCTGGTGGGAGACGAGTGAACCAGCGGTTCTTTGGTCCTACTACGAGAGACGGGACCTTTACGAACGCATGGGGATGGGACGCTTCCTCGACCGCCAGGACCTCCAAAGGTACGACGGGATGCCCCTCTGGCAGATGCTCGGGACGCTGCCCGGTGTCCAGCTCCACCAAAGCGAGGACGGACTCGTCAACTACCCCTCGCTGCGCGCCCAGCGCGGCCTCCTTCGCCCCTGCCAGCCCGACTACTACTTGGATGGGATGCACATCTCGCTGCGGTCTCCGGACGATCCGGACTTCGGACCGCCGGACACGATCGATGCGTTTCTGACCGTGTCCCAGATCGTCGGAATGGAGGTCTACGCGGGCGCGGCCCAGGTCCCCGGAGTCTTCGGCGGAACGAGGGCGAACTGCGGCGTCGTCGCCTTCTGGACGAGCCGTCAGGGCTGAGCCTCGGCCTCCGCCCCCTCCCGCGGGCGACCTCCTCGGTCGGCCACGGCGGATCAGAAGTTCCCTTGAGCTCGCGGGCCAATCTCCACCGAGACGCCGAGTAGGAAGGTCCACAGGTTGGTTTCGCTCTGCTGGGGGTCGAGCTCGACCGATCCGTCCGGCAGGTCGTGGATGTCTCCCTTCCTCAGGTACCGAGCTTCGCCATTTCCGTGGTACCGCGCGCCCGCGTCGATCAGGACCGAAGCGGATTCCCCCGTCCAGACACGGAGCTGAGCCCCGGGTCCGGCCGTCCAGGCGAACGTCAGGTCGTCGAAATTGGTGGACGACGCAAAGGGGTCGTTGTTGTTGTCCGATCCTTCGACCGAGGAGGTCGTGTTGAAATAGGCGAGCCCGATCGAGGCGTTCGCATAGAGCCTCACCTCTCCGGAACCGACGCCGATCTCGGGTCCCACGCCGAAGAGGAAAATGTTGTTCGACGTCGTAAGATCGCCGGTGATGCGGCAGGGCTGTGTGACACAGATCCGGATCGTCTCGCTCCCATAGTTCAGGAAACCGAGGTCGGCCCGAAGGCTCAAGATTCCCCCTTCATCCAGCGCGAGCCTGCCGTGCATCCCGATTCCAAAGCCGAAATCCACATTTTCTTCGAATTCGCCGACGGGAAAGGCGAAGAGGAGATTGGCGCCGGCATATCCACGCGGGGTGTCAGGCTGCTGGCCCACGACCGGAAGCGGAGCCGTCAATGAGAAAAGAAGGAAAAAGAAGGCGCTTCGGCGCATCTGAGCGGCGGATCCCGAGTTGAATGGATGTGCGGAGGGGAACATCCGAGCATGCTAAGATACATGTGCAGAACTCCCCCAGAAGCCCGGCAACGGCGCAACCCATCCCTGCTTCTCGCGACGGGCATCGCCCTTCTGGCCTGTGGCTTGCCGATCACGGCGCACGCCCAGTCGCGCGTCACCGGAGACGTCGTGGACGGGGAGACCGGTCTGCCGATCGGGGAGGCGTACGTCGTCCTCCAGGGCGCCCGTATGACTTCCGCGGCATCCAGTTCCGACGGCGGCTTCACGCTGACGGGAATGGGACCCGGCATCCACACTCTGCGAGTGCGCCACCTCGCCTACCGCGAGGTGCAGCAGGACATCGAGGTCGCCGGGGCCGGAAGGGTAACACGTGTCCGGGTCGAACTCCTCCCTCGGGCCCTGGCCCTCGAGCCCATCGTGGTCGAGGTGGACGCACGCCCCACGATGGGTCCCCTGGCGAGCGTGTACGACCGCGTGGACCACATGCGCTTGCTCGGCCAAGGAAGGTTCTTCGAGCGCGATCGACTCGAGGAGTGGAACATCAGCCGGCTCTCGGAGGTCATTCGGACGCTCCCCGGGGTCCGCGTCAATCGCGGTCAAATCTCTCTCGACCCGACCTGCCGCGGGGCTCCACGATATTTTCTCGATGGAGCGCCTCTCCGGCTCGGAAACGAGACGATCGATGATTGGGTCCAGGCCTACAACGTGGAGATCGTCGAAGTTTACCGGCGGGTCTCGGAGATCCCTGGAGAGTTCGGGGGGCCCGAAGCGCAGTGCGGCGTGATCGCCATCTGGACGCGCCGAGGTCCCTGACCGCTCCACGCGGAACGGTGGAAGCGTCACCTCCGGGCCGGACGCCCCTCCCCGGATCCCACGTCAGTCGAAGACGATCACCCCCCGCGCGTTCACGCCCTTTTCCAGATCCGCGAACGCCTCCGGCCCCTCGTCGATCGTGTATGTCCGGGTGACCATTCCCTCCAGGTCGAGTCTCCCGGCACGATAGAGGTCGAGAAGGCGCGGAAAATCTTCCCGGGGATTTGCGCTTCCGAAGATGCAGCCGCGGAGAGTCTTCCCGGAGAGGGGAAAGGTGAAGGCATCCACGCGGATCTGGTCGCCGAGTTTCCCCACCCCGACGACGACGGTCGTCCCTCCTCGCCGGGTCACCTTAATCGCGGCCTCGACGACCTCGGGTTTTCCGATCGCCTCAAACGCGAAGTCCACGCCGATTTTTCCGGTGGCCTTGAGGATCTGCTCCTGAGCGCCTTCGGCGGAAAACGCTTCCGTGGCCCCAAAGCGCATCGCCATCTCGAGCTTTGGCTCGGAGACGTCCACCGCGATGATGCGCGCGGCGCCGGCGATCCGTGCCCCCTGGATCACCGCGATCCCGACTCCCCCACATCCGAAGACCGCTACCGTCGAGCCGGGCGTCACCCGGGCGGTGTGGATCGCGGCGCCGACCCCCGTCGTAACGCCGCATCCGATGAGGGCCGCGACGCGGAGGGGGATCTCCTTCGGAACCGAAACGACGTTCATCGCCGGGCAGACCACCCGTTCGGCCATGTTTCCGAGCGAGATGAACGCGCCGAGGGGCTCTCCCTTCCAATGGAGTCTCCTGGTGCCGTCCACCATCGTCCCCCCCCGGGGGGTGCTCCGGCAAAGGTA of Gemmatimonadota bacterium contains these proteins:
- the ispG gene encoding flavodoxin-dependent (E)-4-hydroxy-3-methylbut-2-enyl-diphosphate synthase, which translates into the protein MSIWTRRRTLEVDVGGVRVGGNNPVVVQSMTNTDTADVGATVAQAAELAAAGSEIVRVTVNHEAAADAVPEIVARLRDAGVTVPIVGDFHYNGHLLLRKFPTCASALAKFRINPGNVGAKRRDENFQEIVRVAVDNGKPVRIGVNWGSLDQALLTELMDRNAALAEPADAQVVLREAIVESALRSAALAEATGLPANHIILSAKVSEVPELIAVYRRLAPLSEYPLHLGLTEAGMGAKGIVATATALAVLLIEGIGDTIRVSLTPRPGGDRTEEVRVAQQILQSLHIRSFEPQVTSCPGCGRTTSTYFQEMAESIQGFIRTEMPRWREKYPGVEELQVAVMGCVVNGPGESRHANIGISLPGTFEEPKAPVYVDGDHFTTLKGDALVEEFKEILLEYIRRRYGKEEVVVSKAEAPA
- the gltX gene encoding glutamate--tRNA ligase — translated: MTLRLRFAPSPTGFLHVGGARTALFNWLLARKEGGVFALRIEDTDQERSSEEMVEAILAGLSWLGLDWDEGPFFQSLGIDRHRADVAALLERGAAYRDFTTPDELVRLRVDHPTRGLRFPREAAEALRPGEAEEKAAAGEPHAVRFRIPDGETVWEDRVHGKTRFRNADIEDLVLLRTDGTPTYNLAVASDDAEMRINLVIRGDDHISNTPKQILIYEALGHPVPGFAHVPMILGTDGKRLSKRHGATAIGEYAGQGILPEAMVNFLALLGWSPGTDEEVLTRDELVARFSLDRILKKSSVFDTKKLEWLNGQHLARKSPAELAPLLVESLPPGERERTEAWIESEPERFARLVRLLQPRSRSLTELAEQSRAYVLDPPQYDPEAEADFWLPDLEGATARLFALQEKLGEIETWEGAALERALRTLAEERGEGAAKLIHPLRVAVTGRAVSPGIFEVLMVLGRDRAMARIGTALDRLESLRNRRS
- a CDS encoding carboxypeptidase regulatory-like domain-containing protein, encoding MLRYMCRTPPEARQRRNPSLLLATGIALLACGLPITAHAQSRVTGDVVDGETGLPIGEAYVVLQGARMTSAASSSDGGFTLTGMGPGIHTLRVRHLAYREVQQDIEVAGAGRVTRVRVELLPRALALEPIVVEVDARPTMGPLASVYDRVDHMRLLGQGRFFERDRLEEWNISRLSEVIRTLPGVRVNRGQISLDPTCRGAPRYFLDGAPLRLGNETIDDWVQAYNVEIVEVYRRVSEIPGEFGGPEAQCGVIAIWTRRGP
- a CDS encoding Glu/Leu/Phe/Val dehydrogenase; the protein is MKEIPPFFEQVNRYFDRGAALLDYPKGLLDQIKACNTVYHVSFPLRRDDGTIEVIHGWRAHHSQHRLPVKGGVRLTSHASEDEVTALAALMTYKCALLDIPFGGAKGAIRVEKDAYSAAEQERIIRRYTFELVQRNYIGPGVDVPGPDLGIGAREIAWMADTYLALSRGEESSSAALTGKPLSQGGVRGRVEATGRGVYFGIREAFREREVVGRCGLSPGLDGKTLVVQGLGNVGAHAAKFLAEDGVRVVGILEREGAIYDPKGFDVVAVAAHRAGHGSLLDLDAPVKLGPEDSSLGLEWECDVLLPAALENMIHAENAPRIKAKILAEAANGPTTAEASDILSRMGVLQIPDLYLNAGGVTVSYFEWVKNLSHIRFGRMQRRFEAASNARILTAVEGLTGRTFGTDAFAEIAVGASEEDLVNSGLEETMIAGFHDLCSLAQERATDYRTAAFAIAIRKIATSYEERGIFP
- the tadA gene encoding tRNA adenosine(34) deaminase TadA; translation: MPRPTDGPDSPHIESSEPGDRRWMGRALERARQARARGEVPVGAVLVRGNRILAEGFNRTVECSDPTAHAEVVALREGARRLGDWRLTGTTLYVTLEPCAQCAGAAVLGRVARVVYGATDPKAGMAGTLGNLLQDPRLNHRTRLTAGVLAEASAALLREFFRERRGE
- a CDS encoding family 10 glycosylhydrolase — protein: MRAHGAHLLAIAFVVTGCTRVGLPTPPPPPDLPPPSASRGAPAARPNSSGGVPAPDVGGGLSGALPPVLLPTETGDVRALWIVRTALSHPDSARAAVRRAAESGFNTLLVQVRGRGDAFYESRWEPRPESMPGSVAPFDPLGTVLDEAHRRGLRVHAWVNVHLVASAVFPPRDPRHLVNADPGRLAVPRALASELFERDPREPAYLGALIRYAIENAGRVEGLFTNPAHPEVQDHLDRVIADLVSRYPLDGVHLDYLRYPSPEFDYSRVSLEKFRAWARPRIGVGADGAESRWPRDPLAYVTAFPSLWDWYRTEQVTTTMERLFRIVRSVRPGTIVSASVHPDGAVARRERFQDWEAWLPAGIVDLVIPMAYGRDGALFEAQIRNAARADPRRIWAGLGIYQDSFEGAVAKGRAARGLGVGGIALFSYDWSVGAEGIAVAEGAYLARFAREVWGSGY
- a CDS encoding carboxypeptidase-like regulatory domain-containing protein, which produces MRTKRPIFFGAAALVLSLVPLHETSAQTLINGTLLDERTDEPISAGVIFLLNDQRRIVMSSETDVSGSFELWAGTSGRYIMRSQRLGYLNTSTPELELVPGDTLHLEFRISPNAVYLAPITIRAKARPWWETSEPAVLWSYYERRDLYERMGMGRFLDRQDLQRYDGMPLWQMLGTLPGVQLHQSEDGLVNYPSLRAQRGLLRPCQPDYYLDGMHISLRSPDDPDFGPPDTIDAFLTVSQIVGMEVYAGAAQVPGVFGGTRANCGVVAFWTSRQG
- a CDS encoding Na+/H+ antiporter NhaC family protein; the protein is MPRRFFLLLFPALLPGMAGAQEVTNAPAIFVDGIPFTIEISAASEAEAPYRIEAAGGRILAEGTLAAGGSEVVGDLLLTGRNDLPLRVILGPESREVSAPFIPGWFSLLPPLVAILLALLLKEVVISLLAGVWLGALAISGFNPLAASWRVVDEFVVPALGDTGGQTQIVVFSLLLGGMVGVITRNGGTRGIVNLVVRWATTRKRGKLAVWGAGLAIFFDDYANTLIVGNAMRPITDRLRISREKLAYLVDSTAAPVAALVPISTWVGYQISLIQDGLQIAADQPGTSPEAAASLLAASPFTVFLHTIPYLFYPLLALFLVFLTSWMNRDFGAMAAAENRAASGGGLFRPGATLAADTSDQILDPDAGTPERWPNAALPVLTVVIVVLAGLYTTGRASTGAGASLMDIFGAADPFVTLLWGSFAGCAVAFILSLGERILTLQQTVHAWISGMRAMLPAIVILVLAWSLGSVTEIVGTAPYLSQLLNERLPLALLPAIVFVTAAAISFATGTSWGTMAILLPVVIPLTVSLGGGVDFDGGTHYSILLGAISSVLAGAIFGDHCSPISDTTVLSSMAAGCDHVDHVRTQLPYAVTVAAITVPLGDVATGYGLPNWVALAAGAFLLYALVRWLGTPVPEDALPAPTEIDRPAPAG